A portion of the Candidatus Glassbacteria bacterium genome contains these proteins:
- a CDS encoding YfhO family protein, giving the protein MNAAANRKPGRNRNDGRSQPEPGRDPLPSYVPYALLAALTLVFFWGLFSPSSRNWLWEDFLYFAHPARMFAAYCFSIGEFPFWNPYVFGGQPFFADIQTAVLYPFNLIHSLLAGGQTGSYLLLELIEVFHFFLAGFFTFRFLRLTGADQQGSLLGAITFAFSGYLVTHAIHTNFVFVFIWLPLVLELFERALGSGKFRYAIICAAVLAVSTAGGYPQYTLYIYYVLALYWLVNEIFSARSAGWRRSATVTRAAVLGFITAAALGLNLVSWLPAAELAEYTPRSEMSYEASVEHSLEPRMLLKLVAPRFFGTQYPEQNTYWAGGYGSFWETCLFVGILPLALALFGLKGARRNRHLAFAAALTFICLWLALGRYGLLYKLFFHVAPGFGKFRHPGRFAGLASLGLALLAAHGWTMLAVEINAKATGFFSSRLFYILLGICAVLALAYVWGGSGLDDPRLAMISRTAVIMSAGWVLLAFLLLASVWYLGRDSRRAAWLGLAVCLAAFGELYWFGVPSISGSRSPTDLYQDNSAVRRFRRDAEQELFRINARSLENPGAMVLRRNQGSIHRLFLIEGYNPLQLERRLKDVARERRFDLMNVKYAIYIDQEKQQMGMELRSGYLPRAFMAVNWRVIGEDGEILAALNDSGFDHKSEVVLESDPGIEPGEPPAAGQAAAEVVKYTPGEIVVRTECAANAVLVLSEWHYPAWSASVDGRPAEMLRADYALRAVALEAGIHEVRFAYESDKFRTGLFLSLISLAGLLVAGAVSVKLGKF; this is encoded by the coding sequence GTGAATGCTGCGGCCAATCGCAAGCCCGGGCGTAACAGGAACGACGGGCGGAGCCAACCTGAACCCGGTCGCGACCCTCTGCCCTCGTACGTTCCATACGCCCTGCTCGCCGCTTTGACTCTCGTATTCTTCTGGGGACTTTTTTCGCCATCCAGCCGTAATTGGCTCTGGGAAGACTTCCTCTATTTCGCCCACCCGGCGCGGATGTTTGCCGCTTACTGTTTCTCGATCGGCGAGTTCCCGTTCTGGAACCCCTACGTGTTCGGCGGCCAGCCGTTTTTCGCCGATATCCAGACCGCCGTGCTCTACCCGTTCAATCTCATCCATTCCCTCCTGGCCGGCGGGCAGACAGGCAGCTATCTCCTGCTGGAGCTTATCGAGGTCTTCCATTTCTTCCTGGCCGGTTTTTTTACTTTCCGCTTCCTCAGGCTCACCGGCGCCGATCAGCAGGGATCGCTGCTGGGTGCGATCACGTTCGCCTTCAGCGGCTATCTGGTGACCCATGCGATCCACACCAATTTTGTTTTCGTGTTCATCTGGCTGCCGCTGGTGCTCGAACTCTTCGAGCGTGCGCTCGGCAGCGGCAAGTTCCGCTATGCGATCATCTGCGCCGCCGTACTGGCGGTCAGTACGGCCGGAGGCTATCCTCAGTACACGCTTTACATCTATTATGTCCTCGCCCTCTACTGGCTGGTTAACGAGATTTTCAGCGCCCGTTCCGCCGGCTGGCGCAGATCCGCGACGGTCACCAGAGCCGCGGTGCTGGGTTTTATCACCGCGGCGGCACTGGGATTGAACCTCGTGTCATGGCTGCCGGCGGCTGAGCTGGCCGAGTACACCCCCCGCAGCGAGATGAGCTACGAAGCGTCCGTGGAGCACTCGCTGGAGCCGCGGATGCTGCTGAAACTGGTTGCCCCGCGCTTTTTCGGCACCCAGTACCCTGAACAGAACACCTACTGGGCCGGCGGCTACGGCTCTTTCTGGGAGACCTGCCTGTTCGTGGGTATCCTGCCGTTGGCGCTTGCTCTGTTCGGCCTCAAGGGAGCCCGGCGAAACCGTCACCTGGCGTTTGCCGCGGCCTTGACATTTATCTGCCTGTGGCTGGCCCTGGGCAGGTACGGTCTGCTCTACAAACTGTTCTTCCACGTCGCTCCGGGATTCGGTAAATTCCGTCACCCGGGACGGTTTGCGGGTCTGGCCTCGCTCGGTCTGGCGCTGCTGGCGGCCCACGGCTGGACCATGCTGGCCGTCGAAATCAACGCTAAAGCAACAGGATTTTTCAGCAGCCGCCTGTTTTATATCCTGCTTGGAATCTGCGCTGTGCTGGCCCTGGCCTACGTCTGGGGTGGCAGCGGGCTTGACGACCCCCGTCTGGCGATGATTTCCCGGACCGCGGTGATAATGTCGGCGGGCTGGGTATTATTGGCATTCCTGCTGTTGGCGTCTGTCTGGTATCTCGGGAGAGACTCTCGCAGGGCAGCCTGGCTCGGCCTTGCCGTATGTCTGGCGGCGTTCGGGGAACTGTACTGGTTCGGGGTTCCGTCTATCTCGGGTAGCAGGTCCCCCACCGATCTGTACCAGGACAATTCGGCAGTGCGCCGCTTCCGGCGGGATGCGGAACAGGAACTGTTCAGGATCAATGCCCGCAGCCTGGAAAACCCGGGCGCGATGGTCCTGCGGCGTAACCAGGGGAGCATTCACCGGTTGTTCCTGATCGAGGGCTATAACCCCCTTCAGCTCGAGCGCAGGCTGAAAGATGTCGCCCGGGAGCGGCGGTTCGACCTGATGAATGTCAAGTACGCGATCTATATTGACCAAGAGAAACAGCAGATGGGAATGGAGCTGCGCAGCGGCTACCTGCCCCGCGCGTTCATGGCGGTCAACTGGCGGGTGATCGGGGAGGACGGCGAAATTCTGGCCGCTCTCAACGATTCCGGGTTCGATCACAAGTCCGAAGTCGTCCTGGAAAGCGATCCCGGTATCGAGCCTGGCGAACCGCCGGCAGCAGGACAGGCAGCGGCCGAAGTTGTCAAATATACGCCGGGAGAAATTGTCGTGCGCACCGAGTGCGCCGCAAACGCGGTTCTGGTGCTGAGTGAGTGGCACTATCCGGCCTGGAGCGCCAGTGTCGACGGCCGGCCGGCTGAAATGCTTCGCGCCGATTACGCCCTGCGGGCGGTGGCGCTGGAGGCCGGAATCCACGAGGTGCGTTTCGCTTACGAATCGGATAAGTTCCGGACAGGCTTGTTTTTGAGCCTGATCAGCCTGGCCGGCCTGTTGGTTGCGGGGGCTGTGTCGGTTAAACTGGGAAAATTCTGA
- a CDS encoding glycosyltransferase family 2 protein produces the protein MSQNRPYLSLVIPSYNEEPRIGETLQGIIDYCRERSYEVEILVVDDGSTDDTKRVAESYGGRRVPLEVISYEPNRGKGYAVKTGMLAARGEYVLFADADMSTPIEMLERFEPLMQAGEDVIIGTRKVAQATVVRHQPFYRENMGKVFTWLSNVILGLNVSDFTCGFKCFSRRAVEQVFGRQTIWGWGYDTEIIYLASSLGYVVREVPVVWYNDEATRVKLWKHVFTSLGELIRIWQNSRKGFYSS, from the coding sequence TTGAGTCAGAATCGTCCCTACCTCTCACTGGTAATTCCGTCGTATAATGAAGAGCCGCGGATCGGCGAGACATTGCAGGGGATCATCGATTACTGCCGCGAGCGTTCCTACGAGGTCGAAATCCTGGTTGTGGACGACGGCAGTACGGACGATACGAAGCGGGTGGCGGAATCCTACGGCGGCAGGAGAGTGCCCCTGGAGGTGATCAGTTACGAACCCAACAGGGGTAAGGGCTACGCGGTAAAAACCGGCATGCTGGCGGCGCGGGGCGAGTACGTGCTGTTCGCCGACGCCGATATGAGTACGCCGATCGAGATGCTCGAGCGCTTCGAGCCGTTGATGCAGGCCGGCGAGGACGTGATCATCGGTACGCGCAAGGTGGCCCAGGCCACGGTGGTCCGTCACCAGCCGTTCTACCGCGAGAACATGGGCAAAGTGTTCACCTGGCTGTCTAACGTGATTTTGGGCCTGAACGTGAGTGATTTCACCTGCGGCTTCAAGTGCTTCAGCCGCCGGGCGGTAGAGCAGGTGTTCGGCCGCCAGACAATCTGGGGCTGGGGCTATGACACCGAGATTATCTACCTGGCCAGCAGCCTGGGTTACGTTGTCCGCGAGGTCCCGGTAGTGTGGTACAATGACGAGGCCACCCGGGTCAAGCTCTGGAAACACGTGTTCACCAGCCTGGGCGAACTGATCAGGATCTGGCAAAACAGCAGAAAGGGGTTTTATTCCTCGTGA
- a CDS encoding amino acid ABC transporter substrate-binding protein, which produces MIFFENPAKLNFSAVILLLGLLACGPAARRAASPVAAVPSAGRNAALMRAVDAYGDGGYQRAAVLIDSLLTRIAPSDSQLNFLAAYYGIRARLALATDPAGLEAFLEPVAHLIPENQLAELRYLIDGPDRKAPGEHDLGPEVAYRIGVILPLSGRFYEFGEAILEGVRLAADEFNRNAAPGGRIELAVRDDRGEPVRAASLGRELATDSTVAALIGSHGNEASLSLALVSAVQNIPLICPTADAPGLDGIGNAIHVLNRTDPQLSAAVADASVKMMKLHTFAVVAEDDERGKLLADGFIDKVKEAGATVVADLRYPVESSNFENQMTLIQRYLPDAIYLTAKSDMITQLASQVYYYGMGGVQLIGGEYWDSERVIRMGGEYVDGGLFSSPFFQDSDRLRWHQFKTEYEETFRRPVNRFSAYGYDAVGIVLNSLQRVPASREALAIRLRSGLEYSGATGIYTVGADGRVNRNYFVLRLVSGSIVPAQAQPEDSEPPVTGPDQNPGNGSPSVTPY; this is translated from the coding sequence ATGATTTTTTTTGAGAATCCCGCAAAACTGAATTTTTCCGCAGTAATCCTGCTGCTGGGATTGTTAGCCTGCGGCCCCGCTGCCAGGCGGGCTGCAAGTCCGGTGGCTGCGGTCCCCTCTGCCGGCCGGAACGCGGCGCTGATGAGGGCCGTGGACGCCTATGGCGATGGCGGTTATCAGCGTGCGGCAGTCCTGATCGACTCCCTGCTGACCCGGATCGCTCCCTCCGACAGCCAGTTGAATTTCCTGGCGGCCTACTACGGGATCAGGGCCAGGCTGGCCCTGGCAACCGACCCTGCCGGCCTTGAAGCGTTCCTGGAGCCTGTCGCTCACCTTATCCCGGAAAATCAGCTTGCCGAGCTGCGCTATCTTATCGATGGGCCGGACCGGAAAGCACCCGGGGAACACGACCTGGGACCGGAGGTCGCTTACCGGATCGGCGTGATCCTGCCGCTGAGCGGACGGTTCTACGAGTTCGGCGAGGCGATACTCGAGGGTGTCCGGCTGGCCGCCGATGAATTCAACCGCAATGCCGCACCTGGCGGCCGGATCGAACTGGCCGTGCGTGACGACAGGGGCGAACCTGTACGGGCGGCGTCACTTGGACGCGAGCTGGCGACAGACAGTACCGTGGCCGCCCTGATCGGCAGCCACGGCAACGAGGCCTCGCTCTCGCTGGCGCTGGTTTCGGCGGTGCAGAATATCCCGCTGATTTGCCCCACCGCCGATGCGCCGGGGCTTGATGGGATCGGCAACGCGATTCACGTGCTCAACCGAACAGACCCGCAGCTTTCAGCCGCTGTCGCCGACGCCTCGGTGAAAATGATGAAGCTGCATACTTTCGCGGTGGTTGCCGAAGACGATGAGCGGGGAAAACTGCTGGCCGACGGATTTATCGACAAAGTGAAAGAGGCCGGGGCAACTGTGGTGGCCGACCTGAGATATCCCGTGGAATCAAGCAATTTCGAGAACCAGATGACTCTGATCCAGCGCTACCTTCCCGATGCGATTTACCTGACTGCCAAGAGCGACATGATAACCCAGCTCGCCAGCCAGGTTTATTATTACGGCATGGGCGGAGTTCAGCTTATCGGGGGAGAGTACTGGGACAGCGAGCGCGTGATCCGGATGGGCGGGGAATATGTGGATGGCGGACTGTTCAGCTCTCCGTTCTTCCAGGACAGCGACCGTCTGCGCTGGCACCAGTTCAAAACCGAATACGAGGAAACCTTCCGTCGCCCGGTCAACAGGTTCTCCGCCTATGGCTACGATGCTGTCGGGATCGTGCTCAACTCGCTTCAAAGAGTCCCGGCCAGCCGGGAGGCGCTGGCCATCAGGCTCCGCTCCGGCCTTGAGTACAGCGGTGCGACCGGTATCTACACTGTCGGCGCGGACGGCCGGGTCAACAGGAACTACTTCGTGCTGAGGCTTGTCTCGGGGAGTATCGTTCCCGCCCAGGCGCAGCCGGAGGACAGTGAACCGCCGGTTACCGGCCCGGACCAAAATCCCGGCAACGGATCACCGTCTGTTACCCCATACTGA
- a CDS encoding class I SAM-dependent methyltransferase → MKDSKELMADFAGLETTYWFYAARLDILRRLFEGLIEPGSLIANIGCGPGATSRLAADFGDVISVDYSLDALHFTAERGIKNLASADCTALPLAAEACDIALCLDVMEHIDDHRAFADELFRILAPGGKLVVTVPAGMWQWTRRDTVFGHYRRYSARSLGRVLAGAGFSLELTTHFNSLLFPLNALDVLVDRFRKNVSEENCYPRFNPVLNGILRSVFSLEKFFIPRPGFPFGRSLLAVAVRV, encoded by the coding sequence ATGAAGGACAGTAAAGAGTTGATGGCGGATTTCGCCGGGCTTGAAACCACATACTGGTTCTACGCGGCCAGGCTCGATATTCTGCGCAGGCTGTTTGAGGGCCTGATCGAACCCGGCTCCCTGATCGCCAATATCGGGTGCGGGCCCGGTGCGACCAGCAGACTGGCGGCCGATTTCGGTGATGTGATCAGTGTCGATTACTCTCTCGACGCGCTGCACTTTACCGCCGAACGCGGAATAAAAAATCTGGCCAGCGCCGACTGCACGGCTCTTCCGCTGGCTGCCGAGGCATGCGATATCGCTCTCTGTCTCGATGTGATGGAGCATATCGATGATCACCGCGCCTTTGCCGATGAGCTCTTTCGTATTCTGGCGCCCGGCGGCAAGCTGGTTGTCACCGTCCCGGCCGGGATGTGGCAGTGGACCCGGCGGGACACGGTATTCGGTCATTACCGCCGCTACTCGGCCCGTTCCCTGGGACGCGTGCTGGCGGGCGCAGGGTTCAGCCTGGAACTGACCACTCATTTCAATTCCCTGTTGTTCCCGCTTAACGCGCTGGATGTGCTGGTGGACAGGTTCAGAAAAAATGTCAGCGAGGAGAACTGTTACCCGCGGTTCAATCCAGTGTTGAACGGGATTCTGCGGTCAGTATTCTCGTTGGAAAAATTCTTTATCCCCAGGCCGGGCTTTCCGTTTGGACGCTCGCTGCTGGCGGTGGCTGTCAGGGTCTGA
- a CDS encoding 30S ribosomal protein S1: MTEQENKNPQSQQDEQAQDQSAEQTQAADAAAENTETEQQEPAQVEAAVEETAAEEDTAAVAVASEEPKAAEPDYDDEEYWALQDEGVEYGKEEYDQMMAMYESTLTSIEEGELIKGKVLRINESNVVLDIGFKSEGSISKDEFKNQEEISVGDEVEVFLESLEDEDGVVVLSKKKADFLRVWDHIRKAHESDDLIEGTISRRIKGGVVVDLLGVDAFLPGSQIALRRIPNMDELIGQSFKFKIIKINKRRRNIVISRRVILEGEREKKKEKLLQELEVNQTREGQVKNITDFGAFIDLGGVDGLLHITDMSWGRVSHPSELVALGEKIQIKILDLDFKSGRISLGHKQLTPYPWENAEEKYLVGSKVRGKVVSITNYGAFVELEKGIEGLVHISEMSWTRHIRHPSKVVAIGDTVETMVLNINPDEEKISLGIKQLEQDPWDTISNKYPVGTMIEGRVRNLTSYGAFVEIEEGIDGLVHISDMSWTKRIHHPSEVVKKGDKVQVVVLNMDVDNKRISLGIKQLQENPWDNLPEKFPVGAEVECQIVRLLEKGVVVDLGEDVEGFVPISQLGVRGAVNNPAEVYKVGDDLELKVIEVDPDNHRIVLTVKDMAQAKKYAKDKMKELKEKKEAEQAELDAAEQAVADEDGDGGDDQADEAAEDVREEKAAGDQDGGDGAEEELPGQDSGEQEEEAAGADDESDQGKDQEQVAEAAGADDESDQGKDQEQVAEAAGTDDESDPGKDQEQVAEAAGTDDESDPGKDQEQVAEAENEQDESEDESDEVTVESGQDEQVEEEAKEN; encoded by the coding sequence ATGACTGAACAGGAAAACAAGAACCCTCAATCTCAGCAGGACGAGCAGGCGCAGGATCAGTCCGCTGAGCAGACTCAGGCGGCCGACGCCGCAGCCGAAAACACCGAAACAGAACAGCAGGAGCCAGCTCAGGTAGAGGCGGCAGTTGAAGAGACCGCCGCCGAGGAAGACACCGCCGCCGTGGCCGTGGCCAGCGAGGAGCCGAAAGCGGCAGAGCCCGATTACGACGACGAGGAATACTGGGCACTGCAGGACGAGGGAGTCGAGTACGGCAAGGAAGAGTACGATCAGATGATGGCCATGTACGAGTCCACGCTGACCAGTATCGAGGAAGGCGAGTTGATCAAGGGCAAGGTGCTGCGGATCAACGAGTCCAATGTAGTACTCGATATCGGCTTCAAAAGCGAGGGCTCTATCTCCAAAGACGAGTTCAAGAATCAGGAAGAAATAAGTGTCGGCGACGAGGTGGAAGTCTTCCTCGAAAGCCTTGAGGACGAGGACGGCGTAGTTGTCCTGTCGAAGAAGAAAGCGGATTTTCTGCGTGTCTGGGACCATATCCGCAAGGCTCACGAGAGCGACGACCTTATCGAGGGTACGATCTCCCGCCGGATCAAGGGTGGCGTGGTCGTGGACCTGCTGGGTGTCGATGCGTTCCTGCCTGGCAGCCAGATCGCCCTGCGACGCATCCCCAACATGGACGAGCTGATCGGCCAGAGCTTCAAGTTCAAGATCATCAAGATCAACAAGCGCCGTCGCAATATCGTCATCAGCCGCCGTGTTATCCTGGAAGGCGAGCGCGAGAAGAAGAAAGAGAAACTGCTCCAGGAACTGGAAGTAAACCAGACCCGCGAGGGACAGGTCAAGAATATCACCGATTTCGGCGCGTTTATCGATCTCGGCGGCGTGGACGGCCTGCTGCATATCACCGACATGTCATGGGGCCGCGTGTCCCATCCCAGCGAGCTGGTCGCCCTGGGCGAAAAAATTCAGATCAAGATCTTGGACCTCGATTTCAAGAGCGGCCGGATCAGCCTGGGACACAAGCAGCTAACCCCGTACCCGTGGGAGAACGCCGAGGAGAAGTACCTGGTCGGTTCAAAAGTGCGCGGCAAGGTGGTCTCGATCACCAACTACGGCGCTTTTGTCGAACTGGAAAAGGGTATCGAGGGCTTGGTGCATATCAGCGAAATGAGCTGGACTCGCCATATCCGTCACCCCTCAAAGGTAGTGGCGATCGGCGATACGGTCGAAACGATGGTGCTGAATATCAATCCCGATGAAGAGAAAATCTCTCTCGGGATCAAGCAACTCGAGCAGGACCCGTGGGACACGATCAGCAACAAATATCCGGTCGGCACCATGATCGAGGGCCGGGTGCGCAACCTGACCAGCTACGGTGCGTTCGTCGAGATCGAGGAGGGTATCGACGGGCTGGTGCATATCAGCGATATGTCGTGGACCAAGCGGATCCATCACCCCAGCGAAGTGGTCAAGAAGGGTGACAAGGTCCAGGTGGTCGTGCTCAACATGGATGTCGACAATAAGCGGATCAGCCTGGGAATCAAGCAGCTCCAGGAGAACCCGTGGGACAACCTGCCGGAAAAATTCCCGGTCGGTGCCGAGGTCGAGTGCCAGATTGTCCGTCTGCTGGAAAAGGGCGTGGTCGTGGACCTGGGTGAGGATGTCGAGGGTTTCGTGCCGATCAGCCAGCTCGGTGTGCGCGGCGCTGTAAACAACCCGGCCGAGGTATACAAGGTCGGCGACGATCTGGAACTGAAGGTGATCGAGGTCGATCCGGACAACCACCGGATTGTCCTGACGGTCAAGGACATGGCCCAGGCCAAGAAGTACGCCAAGGACAAGATGAAGGAACTCAAAGAGAAGAAAGAAGCCGAGCAGGCGGAGTTGGATGCCGCCGAACAGGCCGTGGCCGATGAGGACGGCGACGGCGGCGATGACCAGGCCGATGAAGCCGCTGAAGATGTCCGCGAAGAGAAGGCCGCCGGGGATCAGGACGGTGGTGACGGGGCCGAAGAGGAACTGCCCGGACAGGACAGCGGCGAGCAGGAAGAAGAGGCTGCCGGGGCGGATGACGAGAGCGATCAGGGTAAGGATCAAGAGCAGGTGGCCGAGGCTGCCGGGGCGGATGACGAAAGCGATCAGGGTAAGGATCAAGAGCAGGTGGCCGAGGCTGCCGGGACGGATGACGAGAGCGATCCCGGTAAGGATCAAGAGCAGGTGGCCGAGGCTGCCGGGACGGATGACGAAAGCGATCCCGGTAAGGATCAAGAGCAGGTGGCCGAGGCTGAAAACGAGCAGGATGAAAGCGAAGACGAGAGTGACGAGGTAACGGTAGAGTCCGGACAGGACGAACAGGTGGAGGAAGAGGCTAAAGAGAATTAA
- a CDS encoding 1-acyl-sn-glycerol-3-phosphate acyltransferase, with product MPGKKLNNIIYSFSKWLVRVVFRLAFGYRYEGRGNIPSAGPLIIASNHCSYFDPPTVGAAVSRPIYFMAKTELFANPFYGGLIRYFHSVPVRRGGMDWKAMENLKRILKEDGVLIMFPQGTRRAEGAELGKPKFGVGMLAQETQATIIPTFMVGTGRLKDAFLRRRPMRVYYGEPIGPEDYAAFEEGPRGQLQIAELVMDRIAELARSHYPEEFVSGNPQR from the coding sequence ATGCCAGGCAAAAAGCTTAATAATATTATCTACAGTTTCAGCAAGTGGCTGGTGCGAGTTGTTTTTCGCCTGGCTTTCGGCTACAGGTACGAGGGGCGCGGGAATATTCCGTCCGCTGGGCCGCTGATAATCGCTTCAAACCATTGCAGCTATTTCGACCCGCCCACGGTGGGAGCCGCCGTGTCCAGGCCGATCTATTTCATGGCCAAGACAGAGCTGTTCGCCAACCCGTTCTACGGCGGCCTGATCCGGTACTTCCACTCGGTGCCCGTACGGCGGGGCGGGATGGACTGGAAAGCGATGGAAAACCTGAAACGAATCCTGAAAGAGGACGGCGTGCTGATCATGTTTCCCCAAGGTACCCGCCGCGCCGAGGGCGCCGAGCTGGGCAAGCCGAAATTCGGGGTGGGGATGCTGGCCCAGGAAACCCAGGCGACAATCATCCCCACGTTCATGGTCGGCACCGGCCGTCTCAAGGATGCCTTCCTGCGCCGCCGTCCGATGAGGGTTTACTACGGCGAGCCGATTGGCCCGGAGGACTACGCGGCTTTCGAGGAAGGGCCGCGCGGACAGTTGCAGATAGCCGAACTTGTGATGGATAGGATCGCCGAGCTCGCCCGCAGCCACTATCCCGAGGAGTTCGTTTCCGGCAATCCGCAACGATAG
- the lnt gene encoding apolipoprotein N-acyltransferase gives MSGKNRENVLMFLAPLCGGLLLLFSFPPLELYVTPFIALVPLLYLIDRARTHRRAAAGTMLFGMVFMLGLLYWMTLYTKAGYILSVLIMSSVMTLVSISVRSLRDRLGIPFTVGFPLVWTAVSYLHAHGDVAFPWGQLSYTLTYTPVWLQIASVTGPYGVTMWLAGINAVVYSIVAGSADRKKMIGALAILLAVPLAFGLARYGMQASAESEAGELRVAFIQPSIPQEIKWAPEMRDSTFLILRNLSLEQKSESPQLIVWPEAATPAHLRIELKYQQFVSDVARQLDAYLITGSPEYRYDSLAQKYRSYNSAFSFSPGGRFLQGYDKIHLVPISERFPYEDVFTFLQEIDVGGSHFVPGENFTVFEMEREQERFGVLICFESIFPELSRRFVAEGATFLVNVTNDAWFERTTAAYQHSSFLVLRAIEQGRDIVRSANTGVSAFYDRLGRRRGATKLFERTAAVDTIHTYTNHTLYYHLGDWPAHIAWVGTLLLLAISWSRGKKRKE, from the coding sequence ATGAGCGGAAAAAACAGAGAAAACGTCCTGATGTTCCTTGCCCCCCTGTGCGGCGGATTGCTCCTGCTGTTCAGTTTTCCCCCCCTCGAGTTGTACGTCACACCCTTTATCGCACTGGTTCCCCTGCTGTATCTCATCGACCGGGCGCGGACACACAGGCGGGCCGCGGCGGGCACCATGCTGTTCGGGATGGTTTTTATGCTGGGACTGCTGTACTGGATGACCCTGTACACAAAAGCGGGCTATATCCTGAGCGTGCTGATCATGAGCAGTGTGATGACACTCGTTTCAATCAGCGTCCGCAGCCTGAGAGACAGGCTGGGAATCCCGTTCACAGTCGGGTTTCCGCTGGTCTGGACCGCGGTCAGCTACCTTCACGCCCACGGCGATGTCGCTTTTCCCTGGGGCCAGCTCTCCTACACCCTGACCTACACCCCGGTCTGGCTGCAGATCGCCTCGGTGACCGGTCCCTACGGTGTCACCATGTGGCTGGCGGGAATAAACGCGGTTGTTTACAGCATTGTCGCCGGCAGTGCGGATCGAAAGAAAATGATTGGTGCGCTTGCTATCCTGCTGGCCGTTCCGCTGGCTTTCGGGCTGGCGCGCTACGGGATGCAGGCTTCAGCCGAAAGCGAGGCCGGCGAACTACGGGTGGCGTTTATCCAGCCCAGCATCCCCCAGGAGATCAAGTGGGCGCCGGAGATGCGCGACAGCACGTTTTTGATCCTGCGCAACCTGAGCCTGGAGCAGAAAAGCGAATCCCCCCAATTGATTGTCTGGCCCGAGGCGGCCACGCCGGCCCACCTGAGGATCGAGCTCAAGTACCAGCAGTTCGTGAGCGACGTGGCCCGGCAGCTCGACGCCTACCTCATCACCGGCTCCCCCGAATACCGCTACGACTCGCTGGCTCAGAAATACCGCTCCTACAACTCCGCGTTCAGCTTTTCTCCCGGCGGACGCTTTCTGCAGGGCTACGACAAAATCCATCTGGTTCCGATCAGCGAGCGGTTTCCCTACGAGGACGTGTTCACGTTCCTGCAGGAAATCGACGTTGGCGGGTCGCATTTTGTGCCGGGCGAGAATTTTACTGTGTTCGAGATGGAGCGGGAACAGGAGCGGTTCGGGGTGCTGATCTGTTTCGAGTCGATCTTCCCGGAGCTGTCGCGGCGGTTCGTGGCCGAGGGCGCCACGTTTCTGGTCAATGTCACCAACGACGCCTGGTTCGAGCGCACTACGGCCGCCTACCAGCACAGCTCGTTCCTGGTGCTGAGGGCTATCGAGCAGGGGCGGGATATCGTGCGCTCGGCCAACACGGGGGTCAGCGCGTTCTACGACCGGCTGGGGCGACGGCGCGGGGCCACGAAACTGTTCGAGCGCACGGCGGCTGTGGACACGATCCATACCTACACCAACCACACGCTCTACTACCATCTCGGCGACTGGCCGGCGCATATCGCCTGGGTGGGGACATTGCTGCTGCTTGCTATCTCCTGGAGCCGCGGCAAAAAAAGAAAAGAATGA
- a CDS encoding transcriptional repressor: MPEDLTDQFIRFLRENGYLVTRQRKRIAEIIFNTPGHLSVEDIQNLLRQKKISASIASIYRTLDVLIKSDLVVQHRFGKRFKRFEAVRLDQHHDHLICTSCGRVEEFKNNTIEDLQLRVAKEHNFEIANHKLDIYGRCKACRRRA; this comes from the coding sequence ATGCCGGAAGACCTTACTGATCAATTCATAAGATTCCTGCGCGAGAACGGGTACCTGGTTACCCGGCAGCGCAAACGAATCGCGGAAATCATTTTCAACACTCCGGGCCACCTCAGTGTCGAGGATATCCAGAACCTGCTGCGGCAGAAAAAAATCTCGGCCTCGATTGCCTCGATCTACCGTACTCTCGACGTGCTGATCAAGAGCGATCTGGTGGTTCAGCACCGTTTCGGCAAACGCTTCAAACGATTCGAGGCCGTGCGCCTGGATCAGCACCACGATCACCTGATCTGCACCAGTTGCGGCCGGGTGGAGGAATTCAAGAACAACACTATCGAGGACCTCCAGCTACGGGTGGCCAAGGAGCACAATTTCGAAATTGCCAACCACAAGCTGGATATCTACGGCCGCTGCAAGGCCTGCCGCCGCCGCGCCTGA